A region from the Brassica napus cultivar Da-Ae chromosome C8, Da-Ae, whole genome shotgun sequence genome encodes:
- the LOC111208826 gene encoding uncharacterized protein LOC111208826, with translation MPRRLNDGDPGRFTAAALLFIGLISCLVVYAVFSTLLRPQDHALDSAVRSQDHSRVDGGGGCCRGVDNLELWGSAVKWGTDFKFNSSDECCKACKVMCSGNHGPCLCDSWVFCGDKEACGFKFGECWLKKQNDVLVPDRQEGGQKVMWTSGLIFGQGQGIVGFETEHGVLHVKLHPECAPHSVYYILSLLTMRHCAGCQFQRAENRGSYWDSQGNHINNAPYGPPYAMIQGILQPEGNMFTPIPTEHCPTISRGSVGWVGSGPEFFISLANHHEWKQSYTVFGSVLPEDMEVAERIAGLPTRTDVWNSVNVSVLEKPVSLTVRRMKSGQEQEESGS, from the exons ATGCCCCGTCGATTAAACGACGGAGATCCTGGCCGTTTTACCGCCGCCGCGCTCCTTTTCATCGGTCTGATCTCGTGTCTTGTCGTCTACGCTGTCTTCTCTACTCTTCTCCGTCCCCAAGACCACGCACTCGATTCTGCTGTCCGGTCGCAAGATCACTCCCGAGTAGATGGTGGCGGAGGGTGTTGCCGTGGAGTAGATAATCTGGAGCTGTGGGGTTCGGCGGTGAAGTGGGGGACGGATTTCAAGTTTAATTCGTCTGATGAGTGTTGCAAGGCGTGTAAAGTTATGTGCAGCGGCAACCACGGACCTTGTTTGTGCGATTCATGGGTCTTCTGCGGGGACAAAGAGGCTTGCGGGTTCAAGTTCGGAGAG TGTTGGTTGAAGAAGCAAAATGATGTTTTGGTCCCTGATCGACAGGAAGGTGGGCAGAAAGTGATGTGGACATCTGGGCTGATATTCGGACAAGGCCAG GGCATTGTTGGTTTTGAGACGGAACACGGTGTACTTCATGTCAAA CTTCACCCTGAGTGCGCTCCTCACTCAGTATACTACATTCTTAGTTTGTTAACTATGCGCCACTGCGCCGGCTGCCAGTTTCAGCGGGCTGAGAATCGAGGATCATATTGGGACTCACAAGGCAATCATATTAACAAC GCTCCCTATGGTCCACCATACGCCATGATTCAAGGAATACTCCAGCCAGAGGGAAACATGTTCACGCCGATCCCAACCGAGCATTGCCCAACCATAAGCCGTGGTTCTGTTGGGTGGGTCGGCTCGGGTCCAGAGTTCTTTATCAGTCTAGCAAACCACCACGAATGGAAGCAATCTTACACTGTGTTCGGCTCTGTTCTGCCAGAAGACATGGAGGTTGCTGAGAGGATTGCCGGTTTACCAACAAGAACCGATGTTTGGAACAGCGTTAATGTCTCTGTGCTGGAGAAACCGGTGTCGTTAACCGTACGGAGAATGAAATCTGGCCAAGAACAAGAAGAATCCGGTTCGTGA